A segment of the Chitinivibrionales bacterium genome:
CATGACGACAAGCATCCAACCAAGCCCGCAGGCTTTATGAGATATGAATAGCTCGGCGGCGCAATTCAGCGAGAAAAGTCCGATACAAGCCAGCGGGAATGCAATGTTGGGGAGCCTCTTTCGCGGCGGTCTGTATTCCTTCTCCATAGGCCATTTTCAAATCCATTTTTTCCGCAACAGCCACACTTTGATCAATTGTGTCAAGCCGACGTAGCAAACGAGTGTGACTGCGAGGAGCGGCCAGAATTGCCACGGCAACGGAACGAATCCCAAATAGTGCGCCAGCGGTGAATACGGCAGGAACGCGCCGATGGCCATGATGCCGAATGTCGTCATCGTCAACTGCCAGCTCGCGCGCGATTGGATGAACGGAATTTGGTTGGTGCGAATGACGTGAACGATTAGCGTCTGCGTCATCAGCGATTCGACAAACCAGCCGGTGCTGAACAATGCGGCGGCATAAGTGTGGTCGGCGACGTCCGTGCCGGGAAAGCGCGCAGCCAGTTCCGGCGGCGCGGCCAGAAGCAGATTGTTGCATTTGAAGAAAAACCACATCAAGAAATATGTCGTGTAATCGAAAATGGAACTGATCGGGCCGATGAACAGGATGAATTTTCCAATCTCACCCATATTCCACGGGCGAGGTTTGGAGATGACCGCCACACCGACGTTGTCGGTCGGAATCGGCACTTGTGAAAAATCGTAGAGCAGATTGTTCGACAAAACCTGAATCGGCTGCATAGGCAAAAACGGCAGCCAGGCACTCGCGCCCAGCACGCTGAACATATTGCCAAAGTTGGAACTCGCGCCCATGCGGATGTATTTCAAAATGTTCGCAAAGACTTTCCGACCTTCGAGCACACCTTCTTCCAACACCATCAAATTCTTTTCCAACAAAATCATATCGGCGGATTCCTTGGCGATGTCCACGGCGGTATCCACGGAAATGCCCACGTCGGCGGCGCGCAAGGCGGGCGCGTCGTTGATGCCGTCACCCATGAAACCGACGACGTGCTTGTTGCGTTGCAATGCCTGCACGACGCGCTTTTTGTGCGCGGGCGAGAGGCGGGCGAAAACGTCCGTGGCTTCAACTTCTTTGGCCAATTCGTCGTCCGTTAATTTTTCAACTTGAATGCCCAGCAAAATCTTTTCGGCGTGGATGCCCACTTCAGTGCAAACCTTGCGCGTGACGAGGTCGTTGTCGCCGGTGAGCACTTTGATGGTGACACCGTGCTGGCGTAATGCAGTGATGGCCTTGGATGCGGAGTCTTTCGGTGGATCAAGGAAGGCAAGATAGCCAGTCAAAATCAGTTCGCTTTCGTCCGCTTTGGTGAATGTGGTTTGCGCTCCTAATTTTTTTGTGGCAACGGCGAGAACGCGAAAACCATCTTCGCTTAATGAATTGACCTGTTCGATAATGTCGCCGACAAGGATTGGCTCCATCGGCAGGATTTCCCCGTCGTTCTCGAAGTGCGTGCATTTGGCGAAGACAGCTTCGGGTGCGCCTTTGGTCAACAACTGACGTTCACCATTTGGACACTCGATGGCGACGGACATCATGCGGCGCGAAAAGTCGAATGGAATTTCGTCCACCATCTTGTAATTGGCGATGCCTAGTTCGCCATGCAGTTCCTTGTATTTCAACACCGCGCGGTCGAGGACGTTTTTCAAGCCGGTCTGGAAATGACTGATCAAATAAGCATCGCGCAGCACGGCCTCGCTCTCGTTTTTGAAAACGTCCACATGCAGTTCCAAGATTACATGGTCAATGGTGAGGGTGCCGGTCTTGTCGGTGCAAAGGACATCCATCGCGCCGAAGTTCTGGATTGAATTTAACTTTTTGACGATGACTTTTTTCTTCGCCATCGCCAGCGCGCCTTTTGACAGGCAGACGGAAACAATCATCGGCAGCATTTCCGGCGTAAGACCGACGGCCACGGCCATCGCAAAGAAAAAGGCGTCACCCCATTTGT
Coding sequences within it:
- the mgtA gene encoding magnesium-translocating P-type ATPase translates to MTAVKNSDGEQAADLVHEAAVKDIPEVLQALGTSPNGLDETEAVARLEKYGPNEVAQERKHEWLHRLWVAVRNPLVILLTVLATISYATGDLRAGTVMLLMVVLGVTLRFVQETKANTAAAKLKAMIKVTATVVRDGKAKEIPLQQLVPGDIVKLSAGDMIPGDVRLIAAKDLFIIQATLTGESLPVEKSDARDPRTNVSSIEHTNICFLGTSVESGAATAVIVATGTKTYFGKMASSLAGQQVETAFDKGVKKYVWLMLTFMLVMVPMVFLINGLMKHKWGDAFFFAMAVAVGLTPEMLPMIVSVCLSKGALAMAKKKVIVKKLNSIQNFGAMDVLCTDKTGTLTIDHVILELHVDVFKNESEAVLRDAYLISHFQTGLKNVLDRAVLKYKELHGELGIANYKMVDEIPFDFSRRMMSVAIECPNGERQLLTKGAPEAVFAKCTHFENDGEILPMEPILVGDIIEQVNSLSEDGFRVLAVATKKLGAQTTFTKADESELILTGYLAFLDPPKDSASKAITALRQHGVTIKVLTGDNDLVTRKVCTEVGIHAEKILLGIQVEKLTDDELAKEVEATDVFARLSPAHKKRVVQALQRNKHVVGFMGDGINDAPALRAADVGISVDTAVDIAKESADMILLEKNLMVLEEGVLEGRKVFANILKYIRMGASSNFGNMFSVLGASAWLPFLPMQPIQVLSNNLLYDFSQVPIPTDNVGVAVISKPRPWNMGEIGKFILFIGPISSIFDYTTYFLMWFFFKCNNLLLAAPPELAARFPGTDVADHTYAAALFSTGWFVESLMTQTLIVHVIRTNQIPFIQSRASWQLTMTTFGIMAIGAFLPYSPLAHYLGFVPLPWQFWPLLAVTLVCYVGLTQLIKVWLLRKKWI